From Aquabacter sp. L1I39, the proteins below share one genomic window:
- a CDS encoding TonB-dependent receptor plug domain-containing protein: protein MPSRVPFAVSRPALLAVAVSSLVPVFAPTAARAQSAVQAGADIDLPQIVISATGTATPASEVASSVTVITADEISRNQERSVPDVLQSVPGLNVVQTGGPGGTTSVFMRGTNSNQVKILVDGVDMTDPSSPDGTFNLGQLMTNDISRIEVLRGPQSGLYGSDAIGGVISITTKRGSGPAKINGFVEAGALGTFNQALGVSGGTDKVGYAFNIGHFASTSIPVTPPGLVPPGYPTNFNSFDNWTYSGRLDFDLSENFSVNFTGRYIDSQLAYTPDIFSMATFSSMPAMQTSTSFSRVFLGKAEGVWTALDGALVSSFGVSATDQSRPTTGPNQTENGTYDGQMQTYYLRSTWTFMPGQTLLGGIERKNESMTSSSYYSSGELSASNGDTAAYLQLQSSWGDRVFLALNGRFDSDDTYGDHATYRIAPAYLIPETGTKLKATYGTGFNAPSLYQLYAPVYGNPNLKPEESTGWDAGFEQQVLNGRASFGATYFHNNLTNLIGYDPVTYAYVNVSQATTKGVEAFVAVQVTDTLSVRVDYTYTDAQGSFTPGGGYSAGACAPATLDTCNLLRRPNNKVSVTADWQATDKLNLNATLIYVSSWWDIVRLSSDYVDQPGYTILNLAANYAVSPNATVYGRINNLFNETYEDPNGFLAPGFGAYGGVRFTF from the coding sequence ATGCCTTCCCGCGTCCCATTTGCCGTTTCCCGGCCCGCACTCCTGGCCGTAGCCGTCTCCTCACTCGTCCCGGTTTTCGCACCCACGGCCGCGCGCGCCCAGTCAGCGGTCCAGGCTGGTGCAGATATTGATCTGCCGCAGATTGTCATCAGCGCGACCGGCACCGCCACCCCCGCCTCCGAGGTGGCAAGCTCCGTCACGGTGATCACCGCCGACGAGATCTCCAGGAACCAGGAGCGCAGCGTTCCGGACGTGCTCCAGTCCGTGCCCGGCCTCAACGTGGTTCAGACCGGAGGACCCGGCGGCACCACCTCCGTTTTCATGCGCGGCACCAATTCCAACCAGGTCAAGATCTTGGTGGACGGCGTCGACATGACCGACCCATCCTCGCCCGACGGCACGTTCAATCTCGGCCAGCTCATGACCAATGACATCTCGCGCATCGAGGTGCTGCGGGGTCCTCAGAGCGGCCTTTATGGCTCGGATGCCATTGGCGGCGTCATCTCCATTACCACCAAGCGCGGCAGCGGCCCGGCGAAGATCAACGGCTTCGTGGAGGCGGGCGCGCTCGGCACCTTCAATCAGGCGCTTGGGGTCAGCGGCGGCACCGACAAGGTGGGCTATGCCTTCAATATCGGGCATTTCGCCTCCACCTCAATTCCCGTGACGCCGCCGGGCCTGGTGCCGCCCGGCTATCCCACCAATTTCAACAGCTTCGACAACTGGACCTATTCCGGCCGCCTCGACTTCGACCTGTCCGAGAATTTCTCGGTCAATTTTACCGGGCGCTATATCGATAGCCAGTTGGCCTATACGCCCGACATTTTCTCCATGGCCACTTTCTCCTCCATGCCGGCCATGCAGACGAGTACCTCCTTCTCCCGCGTCTTCCTGGGGAAGGCAGAGGGCGTGTGGACGGCACTGGACGGGGCTCTGGTGAGCAGTTTCGGCGTCTCGGCCACTGACCAGTCGCGCCCCACGACAGGGCCGAACCAGACCGAAAACGGCACGTATGACGGCCAGATGCAGACCTATTATCTACGCTCCACCTGGACCTTCATGCCGGGTCAGACCCTGTTGGGCGGCATCGAGCGCAAGAATGAGAGCATGACGTCGTCGAGCTATTACAGCTCGGGCGAACTCTCCGCCTCCAATGGCGACACCGCCGCCTATCTCCAACTCCAGTCGTCCTGGGGTGACCGCGTCTTCCTAGCGCTTAACGGGCGCTTCGACAGCGACGATACCTATGGCGACCATGCCACCTATCGCATTGCGCCCGCTTATCTTATCCCGGAGACGGGCACCAAGCTGAAGGCCACCTACGGCACCGGATTCAACGCCCCCTCGCTCTACCAGCTCTATGCCCCGGTCTACGGCAATCCCAACCTGAAGCCCGAGGAAAGCACCGGCTGGGACGCGGGCTTCGAGCAGCAGGTCCTGAACGGCCGGGCCTCGTTCGGCGCCACTTATTTCCACAACAACCTGACGAACCTCATCGGCTACGATCCGGTCACCTATGCCTATGTGAACGTCTCCCAGGCCACCACAAAGGGCGTGGAAGCCTTCGTGGCGGTGCAGGTCACCGATACGCTTTCGGTGCGAGTGGACTATACCTATACGGACGCACAGGGCTCCTTCACGCCGGGAGGGGGCTACTCCGCCGGCGCCTGCGCCCCAGCCACCCTGGACACCTGCAACCTGCTGCGGCGGCCCAACAACAAGGTTTCGGTTACCGCCGACTGGCAGGCCACCGACAAGCTGAACCTCAACGCCACGCTGATCTATGTGTCCAGTTGGTGGGACATTGTGCGGCTATCCTCCGATTATGTGGACCAGCCCGGCTACACTATCCTAAACCTCGCGGCCAATTATGCGGTGAGCCCAAATGCCACCGTCTATGGCCGCATCAACAATCTGTTCAACGAGACCTATGAAGATCCGAACGGCTTCCTGGCGCCCGGCTTCGGCGCGTATGGCGGCGTTCGCTTCACCTTCTGA
- a CDS encoding ABC transporter substrate-binding protein — MLIAAVASAQQVSSPQPEETRPPKPARIASLNLCGDELLLRLADRDRIASVTFLAGEPGSSNVAALAQGVPTNRGLAEEIVPLEPDLVITGAFTTRATSDLLRRLGVPVLELPMPTTLDEAYEQIRQVAERIGEPERGAAMISRMRTEIAALPARSGRARTAIVLRPNGFTAGKASLADDLMVRAGLDNLATRLPADKFGQLPLEEVVVAHPDVLVVDTDPAAPPSLAESLLDHPALRGFSQEGRTVVLPARLWACAGPELAEAAARLSVGAPPQTATSQALAPLGPQRDKP, encoded by the coding sequence TTGCTGATCGCCGCTGTGGCGTCGGCACAACAGGTTAGCTCGCCTCAACCCGAAGAGACGAGGCCACCGAAGCCGGCGCGGATCGCCTCCCTCAATCTGTGCGGCGACGAATTGCTGTTGCGGCTGGCGGACCGCGACCGCATCGCCTCGGTCACCTTTCTCGCCGGTGAGCCCGGCAGTTCCAATGTCGCCGCTCTTGCGCAAGGCGTGCCCACCAATCGCGGGCTGGCCGAGGAAATCGTTCCGCTGGAGCCGGATCTCGTCATTACCGGCGCCTTCACCACCCGCGCCACGTCCGACTTGCTGCGCAGGCTTGGGGTGCCGGTCCTCGAACTGCCCATGCCGACGACGTTGGATGAGGCCTATGAGCAAATCCGACAGGTGGCCGAACGTATCGGCGAGCCGGAGCGCGGCGCGGCCATGATTTCTCGCATGCGGACGGAGATCGCGGCGCTACCGGCCCGTTCCGGACGGGCGCGCACCGCCATTGTCCTGCGCCCCAACGGCTTCACCGCGGGCAAGGCCTCGCTCGCGGACGATCTGATGGTCCGTGCCGGCCTCGACAACCTCGCGACGCGTCTGCCCGCAGACAAGTTCGGCCAATTGCCGCTCGAAGAAGTGGTGGTGGCACATCCGGACGTTCTGGTGGTGGACACGGACCCTGCCGCACCGCCTTCCCTCGCCGAGAGTCTTCTCGATCATCCGGCTTTGCGCGGCTTCAGCCAGGAGGGGCGGACTGTGGTGCTGCCGGCTCGCCTGTGGGCTTGCGCCGGGCCGGAACTGGCCGAGGCCGCCGCGCGCCTGTCCGTTGGCGCGCCTCCCCAAACCGCTACCTCCCAAGCCTTGGCGCCGCTCGGACCGCAGCGGGACAAACCATGA
- a CDS encoding FecCD family ABC transporter permease yields the protein MSAPGEVPARARHHLLGLSPHGWLVAGLALLVAGLFAVSVALGYAPLDWPRALADLFAGRDSIPALVLVELRLPRAILAATVGFSLGLTGAAMQGLMRNPLADPGVVGVSGAAAFGAVVAFYFGLSAAFSLALPIGGLIGAAIATALLLALARRGTGTATLVLAGVAINSLTGALTALALNLAPSPYAALEVVFWLMGSLSDRSLVHVALSLPFMLSGWALVLATGRAMDALTLGEDTAASLGFSMPRVRLLVVGGTAAAVGASVAVSGAIGFVGLVVPHVMRPLVRHRPGRLLLVSGLAGAALTLGADIAVRLIPTRPELKLGVVTALIGAPFFFAMLRHLKVEGE from the coding sequence ATGAGCGCCCCTGGTGAAGTTCCCGCGCGCGCGCGTCACCATCTTCTCGGCCTGTCTCCCCATGGCTGGCTGGTCGCGGGCCTCGCCCTGCTGGTGGCCGGGCTGTTCGCGGTTTCGGTGGCGCTTGGCTACGCGCCCCTGGATTGGCCGCGCGCCCTGGCCGACCTCTTCGCCGGGCGCGACAGCATCCCGGCCCTGGTCCTGGTGGAGCTGCGCCTGCCCCGAGCCATTCTCGCCGCCACCGTCGGTTTCAGCCTGGGTCTGACCGGCGCGGCCATGCAGGGGCTCATGCGCAATCCCCTGGCCGATCCCGGTGTGGTTGGCGTGTCCGGCGCGGCGGCCTTTGGGGCGGTGGTGGCCTTCTACTTCGGTCTCAGCGCGGCCTTCTCTCTGGCGCTGCCCATTGGCGGGCTGATTGGCGCCGCCATCGCCACGGCACTGCTGCTTGCCCTGGCGCGGCGAGGGACCGGAACGGCCACACTTGTGCTGGCGGGCGTCGCCATCAACAGCCTCACCGGCGCCCTGACGGCGCTCGCCCTCAACCTCGCGCCCAGCCCCTATGCGGCGCTGGAAGTCGTGTTCTGGCTGATGGGATCGCTGTCCGACCGATCGCTTGTGCATGTGGCGCTCTCGCTGCCCTTCATGCTGTCCGGCTGGGCTCTGGTGCTCGCCACCGGACGCGCCATGGACGCCTTGACGCTTGGCGAGGACACCGCAGCCAGCCTCGGATTCTCCATGCCCCGCGTCCGCCTCTTGGTGGTGGGTGGGACAGCGGCCGCGGTGGGTGCATCGGTGGCGGTGTCGGGCGCCATCGGGTTTGTGGGGCTGGTTGTGCCGCACGTGATGCGCCCCCTGGTGCGGCATCGGCCAGGCCGGCTTCTGCTGGTGAGCGGGCTTGCGGGGGCCGCACTCACCCTTGGCGCGGACATTGCCGTCCGCCTCATTCCCACCCGGCCAGAGCTGAAGCTCGGCGTGGTTACGGCGCTCATCGGCGCCCCGTTCTTCTTCGCCATGCTCCGGCACTTGAAGGTGGAGGGAGAATGA
- a CDS encoding ABC transporter ATP-binding protein produces the protein MMLEARAISAMRGAARVLDGVSLSVTGGELLGLIGPNGAGKTTLLRALCGLDLVETGTVAFAGRPLAELGRAQRGSTISYLAQGGRIHWPMRVADLVALGRLPHDPSPTPDDPAVERALRAADVVALRHRITGSLSGGERARVLLARALAVEAPVLLADEPVAALDPYHQLQVMELLRATARRGTAVALVLHDLTLAARFCDRLAVMHDGRILAEGPPGDVLRPDLMAQAFAVTVEQGTRDGEPFVLPWRRKAP, from the coding sequence ATGATGCTCGAGGCACGGGCTATCAGCGCAATGCGGGGGGCCGCCAGGGTCCTGGACGGCGTCTCCCTGTCGGTGACAGGCGGCGAGCTCCTGGGCCTCATCGGGCCCAATGGCGCCGGCAAGACCACATTGCTGCGGGCCCTGTGCGGTCTCGACCTGGTGGAGACCGGCACGGTGGCCTTCGCAGGACGTCCCCTCGCTGAACTTGGTCGCGCGCAACGGGGCAGCACCATCTCCTACCTGGCACAAGGCGGGCGCATCCACTGGCCCATGCGCGTGGCGGACCTGGTGGCGCTGGGGCGGCTACCGCACGATCCCTCGCCCACCCCCGACGACCCTGCTGTGGAACGGGCCCTGCGGGCTGCCGATGTCGTGGCCCTGCGCCATCGCATCACCGGGTCCCTCTCGGGCGGCGAGCGGGCTCGGGTGCTACTGGCGCGCGCGCTGGCGGTGGAGGCCCCCGTCCTGCTGGCGGACGAGCCCGTCGCGGCGCTCGATCCCTACCACCAGCTTCAGGTCATGGAGTTGCTGCGCGCCACGGCACGGCGCGGAACCGCCGTTGCGCTGGTGCTTCATGACCTCACCCTTGCCGCGCGCTTCTGCGATCGCCTCGCCGTGATGCATGACGGGCGCATCCTCGCCGAGGGGCCGCCCGGTGACGTGCTGCGCCCGGATCTGATGGCGCAGGCCTTCGCGGTGACGGTGGAGCAAGGCACGCGCGACGGCGAACCCTTCGTCCTGCCCTGGCGGCGCAAGGCGCCGTAG
- a CDS encoding class I SAM-dependent methyltransferase, with protein MADYTMIDECRIGGGRTLIPVLDLGEQALTGVFPKDPAAPITRGPLRLVWCPTSGLLQLAHSFSLSEMYGENYGYRSGLNQSMVRHLTQKIRWLERFAGLSAGDTVLDIGANDATSLKAYTVAGLNRIGIDPTGAKFAEHYPDDIKLVPDFFSTRAFAAAGAAPAKIVTSIAMFYDLEDPIAFAREVESVLAPGGIWHFEQSYMPSMLRLTSYDTVCHEHLEYYSFGVVQAILAAAGMRAIDVKMNAVNGGSFAVTAVRQNDPREGTRAVLDWLLSQEERMGLGTPRPFRDFEERVYRHREDLVRLLRALAADGKKVFGYGASTKGNVVLQFCGITEKELPAIAEVNPDKFGAFTPGTHIPIISEEEARAMKPDYFLVLPWHFKDGIVQREAQFLADGGHLIFPFPEIEII; from the coding sequence ATGGCCGACTACACCATGATCGACGAATGCCGCATCGGTGGCGGCAGGACCCTCATTCCGGTTCTCGATCTTGGCGAGCAGGCCCTGACCGGCGTGTTTCCGAAGGATCCGGCCGCACCCATCACGCGCGGTCCCCTGCGTCTCGTCTGGTGCCCCACGTCCGGGCTTCTCCAGCTCGCCCATTCCTTCAGCCTGTCGGAAATGTATGGCGAGAATTATGGCTACCGCTCCGGCCTCAACCAGAGCATGGTGCGCCATCTCACTCAGAAGATCCGCTGGCTGGAGCGCTTTGCCGGGCTGTCGGCGGGCGATACGGTGCTGGATATCGGCGCCAACGATGCCACCTCCCTGAAAGCCTACACAGTTGCCGGGCTCAACCGCATCGGCATCGACCCGACCGGAGCCAAGTTCGCCGAGCACTATCCCGACGACATCAAGCTCGTGCCCGACTTCTTCAGCACGCGCGCGTTCGCCGCCGCCGGCGCGGCGCCTGCCAAGATCGTCACCTCCATCGCCATGTTCTATGATTTGGAGGATCCCATCGCCTTCGCGCGGGAGGTGGAGAGCGTCCTGGCGCCGGGCGGCATCTGGCATTTCGAGCAGAGCTACATGCCCTCGATGCTCCGTCTCACCTCCTATGACACCGTCTGCCACGAGCATCTGGAATATTATTCCTTCGGCGTCGTGCAGGCGATCCTGGCCGCCGCCGGCATGCGCGCGATCGACGTGAAGATGAATGCCGTGAACGGTGGCAGTTTCGCGGTGACGGCTGTGCGCCAGAACGATCCCCGCGAAGGCACCCGTGCGGTCCTTGACTGGTTGCTGTCCCAGGAAGAGCGGATGGGGCTCGGCACGCCTCGCCCGTTCCGCGATTTCGAGGAGCGCGTCTATCGCCACCGGGAAGACCTCGTCCGCCTCCTGCGGGCTTTGGCGGCGGATGGCAAGAAGGTGTTTGGCTATGGCGCCTCCACCAAGGGCAACGTGGTGCTGCAATTCTGCGGCATCACGGAGAAGGAATTGCCGGCGATCGCGGAGGTCAATCCCGACAAGTTCGGCGCCTTCACGCCCGGCACCCATATCCCCATCATCTCCGAGGAAGAGGCGCGGGCCATGAAGCCGGACTATTTCCTGGTGCTGCCGTGGCACTTCAAGGACGGCATCGTCCAGCGCGAGGCGCAGTTCCTGGCCGATGGCGGCCATCTGATCTTCCCCTTCCCGGAGATCGAGATCATCTGA
- a CDS encoding sugar porter family MFS transporter, which translates to MIYVIACIAGIAGLLFGFDEGIIAGALHPLRQTFGISPLEEGLMTATVPLGALAGAVLGGWLAAPHGRRKLLMGAGLLFIVGAALCAIAPNLLVLSLGRLLLGLAIGVAAMVAPLYISETAPARIRGRLVSVYQLAITLGILFAYLVGWTFGESWRGMFATAVVPGMLLLAGVAALSDTPRWLMLRGRTKDARQVIARIEGVSPSDPKVERALAEITAAVRSDAGGGNWRDLFGPVARPALVVGMGLFLLQQLSGINAVIYFAPTVFAHSGFSSTQTQLLATVGIGIVNVLMTVVAMGLIDRIGRRKLMFIGFAGAAASLGMIAISAWANMPGMEMVSIIGLVLYIASFAVSIGPLPWVMMSEIFPLNLRGPGMGAASLTNWAFNFVVVLTFPVLIDVIGLAGVFAIYALVCVFGLFFTARYVPETSGLSLEEIEAHLKAGKPFRTLAAAVHS; encoded by the coding sequence ATGATCTATGTGATTGCCTGCATCGCGGGCATTGCCGGCCTGTTGTTCGGCTTCGACGAGGGCATCATCGCAGGCGCCCTTCACCCCTTGCGCCAGACATTCGGCATTTCTCCGCTCGAAGAAGGGCTGATGACGGCAACCGTGCCCCTCGGCGCGCTTGCTGGCGCGGTGCTGGGCGGCTGGCTCGCGGCGCCCCATGGCCGGCGGAAGCTGCTCATGGGGGCAGGCCTGCTCTTCATCGTGGGGGCGGCCCTGTGCGCTATCGCGCCCAACCTGCTCGTGCTTTCGCTGGGCCGCCTGCTGCTGGGCCTTGCCATCGGTGTCGCGGCCATGGTGGCGCCGCTCTACATTTCCGAGACGGCGCCCGCCCGCATCCGGGGCCGGCTGGTGTCCGTCTATCAGCTGGCGATCACGCTCGGCATTCTGTTCGCCTATCTGGTCGGCTGGACCTTCGGAGAGTCCTGGCGCGGCATGTTCGCCACGGCGGTCGTGCCCGGCATGCTCTTGCTGGCTGGCGTGGCGGCGCTCTCCGACACGCCCCGCTGGCTCATGCTGCGCGGCCGCACCAAGGATGCGCGGCAGGTGATCGCGCGCATCGAGGGCGTCTCCCCCTCCGATCCCAAGGTGGAACGGGCGCTGGCGGAAATCACGGCCGCTGTGAGGTCCGATGCGGGCGGGGGAAACTGGCGGGACCTGTTCGGCCCTGTGGCGCGCCCCGCTCTGGTGGTGGGCATGGGGCTGTTCCTGCTCCAGCAACTTTCCGGCATCAATGCGGTGATCTATTTCGCACCGACCGTGTTCGCCCATTCCGGCTTCTCTTCCACCCAGACCCAGCTCCTTGCCACCGTGGGAATCGGGATCGTCAATGTGTTGATGACGGTGGTGGCCATGGGCCTCATTGACCGGATCGGACGGCGGAAGCTGATGTTCATCGGCTTTGCCGGGGCGGCCGCGAGCCTCGGCATGATCGCAATCTCAGCCTGGGCGAACATGCCGGGCATGGAGATGGTCTCCATCATCGGCCTCGTCCTCTACATCGCGTCCTTTGCAGTGAGCATCGGCCCGCTGCCGTGGGTCATGATGTCCGAAATCTTCCCGCTCAATCTGCGCGGGCCGGGCATGGGTGCGGCCTCGCTCACCAATTGGGCGTTCAACTTCGTGGTGGTGCTGACCTTCCCGGTGCTGATCGACGTCATCGGCCTTGCTGGCGTCTTCGCCATCTATGCCCTGGTGTGCGTGTTCGGGCTCTTCTTCACCGCCCGCTACGTGCCAGAGACCAGCGGACTGTCGCTGGAGGAAATCGAGGCTCACCTCAAGGCTGGAAAGCCCTTCCGCACGTTGGCAGCCGCCGTGCATTCCTGA
- the rimO gene encoding 30S ribosomal protein S12 methylthiotransferase RimO, giving the protein MAELAPKASPRISFVSLGCPKALVDSERIVTRLRAEGYELTRTHAGADLVIVNTCGFLDSAKAESLAAIGDALAENGKVVVTGCMGAEPEQIRLAHPGVLAVTGPQQYESVLAAVHEAVPPQHDPFLDLVPEHGVKLTPRHYAYLKISEGCNNRCTFCIIPKLRGDLVSRPLSDVMREAEKLVAAGVKELLVISQDTSAYGVDIKYAPSTWREKERQARFYDLAEALGELGAWVRLHYVYPYPHVDRVMELMAAGKVLPYLDIPFQHASPTVLKRMKRPAAQEKTLARVQAWRAAVPDLTLRSTFIVGFPGESEAEFQELLDFLGEAELDRVGCFKFEPVDGAPANALADPVPEEVKTERYDRFMRTQQAISARRLKRKVGTRQQVIIDAVTPAGAIGRTKGDAPEIDGRVHVASRRPLRVGEITSVKIDGSDAYDLRGTAVGF; this is encoded by the coding sequence ATGGCCGAACTCGCGCCGAAAGCCTCGCCCCGCATCTCTTTCGTTTCCCTCGGCTGCCCCAAGGCGCTGGTGGACAGCGAGCGCATTGTCACGCGCCTGCGCGCCGAAGGCTATGAGCTGACCCGCACCCATGCGGGAGCGGATCTCGTCATCGTCAACACCTGCGGCTTCCTGGACAGCGCCAAGGCCGAAAGCCTCGCCGCCATCGGCGACGCGCTCGCCGAGAATGGGAAGGTGGTGGTCACCGGCTGCATGGGCGCCGAGCCCGAGCAGATCCGCCTCGCCCATCCCGGGGTGCTGGCCGTCACCGGCCCGCAGCAATATGAGAGCGTGCTCGCCGCCGTCCATGAGGCGGTGCCGCCGCAGCACGATCCCTTCCTGGACCTCGTGCCCGAGCACGGCGTGAAGCTCACGCCCCGCCACTACGCCTATCTGAAGATTTCAGAAGGCTGCAATAACCGCTGCACCTTCTGCATCATCCCCAAGCTGCGTGGTGACCTGGTGAGTCGCCCGCTCTCCGACGTCATGCGCGAGGCGGAGAAGCTGGTGGCGGCGGGCGTGAAGGAGCTCCTGGTCATCTCCCAGGACACGTCGGCCTATGGCGTCGACATCAAATATGCCCCGAGCACGTGGCGCGAGAAGGAGCGGCAGGCCCGCTTCTATGATCTGGCCGAAGCGCTGGGCGAGTTGGGCGCGTGGGTGCGCCTGCATTATGTCTATCCTTATCCCCACGTGGACCGCGTGATGGAGCTGATGGCCGCCGGAAAGGTGCTGCCCTATCTGGACATCCCATTCCAGCACGCCAGCCCCACCGTGCTGAAGCGCATGAAGCGCCCGGCCGCCCAGGAGAAGACCCTAGCGCGGGTGCAGGCGTGGCGCGCGGCGGTTCCGGATCTGACCTTGCGCTCCACGTTCATCGTCGGCTTCCCTGGGGAGTCCGAGGCGGAATTTCAGGAATTGCTGGACTTCCTTGGCGAGGCGGAACTGGACCGAGTGGGCTGCTTCAAGTTCGAGCCGGTTGACGGTGCACCGGCCAATGCCCTGGCCGATCCGGTGCCCGAAGAGGTGAAGACCGAGCGCTATGACCGCTTCATGCGCACCCAGCAGGCCATTTCCGCCCGCCGCCTGAAGCGCAAGGTGGGCACGCGCCAGCAGGTGATCATCGATGCGGTGACCCCGGCGGGCGCCATCGGCCGCACCAAGGGCGACGCCCCCGAAATTGACGGCCGCGTGCACGTGGCTTCCCGCCGCCCGCTTCGGGTGGGCGAAATCACCTCGGTCAAGATCGACGGCTCCGACGCCTACGATCTGCGCGGCACAGCGGTGGGGTTCTGA
- the rpoZ gene encoding DNA-directed RNA polymerase subunit omega: MARVTVEDCIDKVDNRFELVLLAGHRARMISSGAPITIDRDNDKNPVVALREIADETVSPEDLKEDLIHSLQKYTEVDEPEPEAVPMIASSESGSVDDADIVMDRMTEEELLAGLQGLVPPEHSDDDEG; this comes from the coding sequence ATGGCCCGTGTTACCGTTGAGGATTGCATCGACAAGGTGGACAACCGGTTCGAGCTGGTCCTCCTCGCCGGCCACCGTGCCCGCATGATTTCTTCCGGCGCCCCGATCACCATCGATCGCGACAACGACAAGAACCCCGTCGTGGCCCTGCGTGAGATTGCTGACGAGACCGTCAGCCCCGAGGATCTCAAGGAAGACCTGATCCACTCGCTCCAGAAGTACACCGAGGTGGACGAGCCCGAGCCTGAGGCGGTGCCCATGATCGCCTCCAGCGAGTCCGGCTCCGTTGATGATGCGGACATCGTGATGGACCGCATGACCGAGGAAGAGCTGCTCGCCGGCCTCCAGGGCCTCGTGCCCCCGGAGCATTCGGACGACGACGAAGGCTGA
- a CDS encoding LabA-like NYN domain-containing protein, with the protein MIASEKIALLIDGANLYSATKALGFDIDYKRLLKEFQSRGYLLRAFYYTTLIEDQEYSSIRPLLDWLDYNGYSVVTKLAREFTDAQGRRRVRGSMDIEIAVDAMELIGFVDHIILFSGDGDFRSLVEALQRKGIRVSVVSTIATQPPLIADDLRRQADIFVDLVELQPKIGRDPAERQGRMQETPRFLERRGAPSVDHNDT; encoded by the coding sequence ATGATCGCTTCGGAAAAGATCGCGCTCCTGATTGATGGCGCCAACCTGTACTCCGCCACGAAGGCTCTGGGTTTCGACATCGACTATAAGCGGCTGCTGAAGGAGTTCCAGTCGCGGGGCTACCTGCTGCGCGCATTTTATTATACTACCCTGATTGAGGATCAGGAATATTCCTCCATCCGGCCGCTGCTCGACTGGCTGGACTATAATGGCTATTCAGTCGTCACAAAGCTCGCCCGCGAGTTCACCGATGCCCAGGGCCGCCGCCGGGTGCGCGGCAGCATGGACATCGAGATCGCCGTGGACGCGATGGAGCTGATCGGCTTTGTCGACCACATCATCCTGTTCTCCGGCGACGGGGATTTCCGCTCGCTGGTGGAAGCCTTGCAACGCAAGGGGATCCGCGTCAGCGTGGTGTCCACCATCGCGACCCAGCCACCTCTCATCGCAGATGATCTGCGCCGGCAGGCGGATATTTTCGTCGATCTGGTGGAGTTGCAGCCGAAAATCGGCCGCGACCCGGCCGAGCGCCAGGGGCGCATGCAGGAGACGCCACGATTTCTGGAGCGGCGCGGGGCACCCAGCGTCGACCACAACGACACCTGA
- a CDS encoding uracil-DNA glycosylase → MTFEPGHDCPLCPRLVAFREQWRAAEPSWFNGPVPVFGPAEARLLVVGLAPGLRGANRTGRPFTGDYAGDLLYSTLLEMGFASGTYAARPDDGLRLIDARIVNAVRCVPPENKPTTPEIRTCRSFLSPVLQETAGLQAIVTLGKIAHDSTIAALGARPAHHPFGHGARSRIGGLEVFASYHCSRYNTNTGVLTPEMFRSVFRAVRGYLG, encoded by the coding sequence ATGACTTTCGAGCCGGGGCACGACTGCCCCCTATGTCCGCGCCTCGTCGCCTTCCGCGAACAATGGCGCGCGGCTGAGCCGTCCTGGTTCAACGGGCCGGTGCCGGTGTTCGGTCCTGCCGAAGCGCGGCTCCTCGTGGTGGGGCTGGCGCCGGGCCTACGCGGCGCGAACCGCACCGGGCGGCCCTTCACCGGCGACTATGCCGGAGACCTGCTCTACTCCACTCTATTGGAAATGGGGTTTGCCAGCGGCACCTATGCGGCTCGGCCGGATGACGGGCTGAGGCTCATTGATGCCCGCATCGTCAATGCGGTGCGCTGCGTGCCACCGGAGAATAAGCCCACCACGCCGGAAATCCGGACCTGCCGGTCCTTCCTGTCGCCGGTGCTCCAGGAGACGGCCGGCCTGCAAGCCATCGTGACACTCGGCAAGATCGCCCACGATTCGACCATCGCCGCTTTGGGGGCGCGCCCGGCGCACCATCCTTTCGGTCACGGCGCCCGGTCGCGCATCGGGGGGCTGGAGGTGTTCGCGAGCTATCATTGCTCGCGCTACAACACCAATACGGGCGTCCTGACGCCCGAGATGTTCCGGTCCGTCTTCCGGGCTGTGCGCGGCTATCTGGGGTGA